In the Butyricicoccus intestinisimiae genome, TCGTACCATATGCGCCCGGTTCCAGCCCCATCGCTCCTGCCACTGCCGGCTTTCGCAGGTTGCCGTCCACCAGCACGACACGCTTGCCCTTTTGCGCCAAAGAAATTGCCAAATTGACTGCGACAGTTGTTTTGCCTTCGCCTTCTGCGGCACTGGTCACAAATACGGTGCCGCTTCTCTGTTCCTCCGCCGCTTTCATAACACGATTGCGCACCACGCGAATGCGTTCGCCCAGCATTCCAGCTTGGTTTTGTTTGTCTACCAAAATCTGTTCCTTGCTCTTATCGCTGCGCTTTTTCACCTTGATAAACGGAATACCGCCCAGATACGGCACACTGAGTACAGATTTCAAATCTTCTTCTCGGCGAACCGTCTTTCTGGTGCGCGCGTCAAACAGCAGGAACAGCAGACACAGAATCATGCCGCCACACGCGCCCTTGACCGCAGACCGCTTAAAGCTGAGCTGATTTACCGGCTGCTCCGGCACACCGCTTTCATCCATCTGCTTCAGCTCGGTGTCACCGATGATATACTCTGCAACGGACGGATAGTTCTGAATGACAGCCTGCAGCACATCATATGCTGTCTGCGCGTCTTTCGCACGAACACGAATGGTAAACAGTGCCGTGCCCTCCATCGAATCCGCTGTGATGGTTGCCGGAACCGAATCCATATCCAAGCTCTTTGCAACGACGTCGCTCAGCGCGCCGCTCGTCAAGATATACGGAAAGGTTTGGCTCAGCTGGCTGGCACTGGTCTCATTATAATAATTGGTGTATGCGGCGTTGTCGCTGTATGCCGTCTTGCTGTTGACGACGAAGGTAGAATACGCTTCATACGTCGGTGTGAATGCAATAATGACGGCAAACGCCGACACAATCGCGCAGGTTGCAACGACAACAATGCACAACAGCCAAAATCGTTTGAGACCGCGCCAAATGTCATCGACAATGGCGAGCAGGTCCATTTTTTCCAGTTCTTCTTCTCGGAGATTATTTTGCTGTTTTTCCATAATGACCTCCATATGATACATGTGCATGCTCGCTTGTCTTTGATGCACTGCTGCGCACCTTGCCGCTCATGCTGTTGTTCAGCACACAGCCGAGCACCGGTGCATCCGTCTGATTGAGAATATCAATGCAGTCATTGATTTTGCTTGCCAGCACGGCATCTTCCCGCACGACCAGAATGGTTGTATCCGCCAGTCGTGCCATTTCCTCCGTATCAGATACCAGTGCAAGCGGCGCCGTATCCAAAATAATATAATCCATCTGGGCGCGATATCTGTGAATCATCTGGCGCAGTTCGCCGGATTCCATGACCAGCTCCGCAGAATCATTCGCTTTGCTGTTAAACAGCACATACATAGCTGTTGTTTTATACGGCATGGCAACCCGTTCCGCTGTACCGCGGCGCAGTTCCTGAAGCAAATCAATGCTTTCATGCTCCGGACGCTGGAAAATTTTATACTGCGATGGTTTGCGAAAATCACAGTCAATCAGCAAAACATGCTTGCCTTCTTTTGCCAGTGCCATGGCAAGATTGGCTGCCACCGTCGATTTGCCTTCGTTTTCCGCCACACTGGTAATCAGTGCGACTTTTGCCTGCTTGCGGTCCATTCGGCTGCGCACGCGCGATGCCATCATCCGGTTGGACTCCACAAACGCAAAGCTGCGCAGCGGATTGTCCATCAGCATAGACGGATGCTCTTTGTTTTTCTGCCTGCGCACGCGCTCATGGGAAATGCTGCCGAGCAGCTTTGCATCCACCTTTTCGCGCACCTGATGCGCATTTTTGACGGTATCTCTCCGATATGACAGCACGGCGATATAGAAAATACCCAGCGCCAGCGCAAGGAAAAACGCATATGCCATCGGTTTGATCGGGCTTCGCGAATTGATCGGTGCGAGCGGGATGCTCGGCTGCTGAATCACATACATGATGACATTGCCGAGAACATAATCCGAAACCGTATTATAATTACTCATAATGGAACGAATGGTTCGATATGCATCCATCGCGGAATTTGCCGAAACATTGAGCTCCACCATGTTTGTCTTTTCAATTTGCTTTACAGAGGTCTCCGCGGTGAAGGTATCCTGTCCCAAATCCTTTGCCACGGTCTTTTTGAGCACTGTGCTGTCAAGCAGCTGTGTAAAGCGTTTTGCCAAATCCTCCGCCGAGGAAAGATCCTGATAAATCGTGTTATTGGTGCTCTTTGCCGAGAC is a window encoding:
- a CDS encoding polysaccharide biosynthesis tyrosine autokinase, with the protein product MEKQQNNLREEELEKMDLLAIVDDIWRGLKRFWLLCIVVVATCAIVSAFAVIIAFTPTYEAYSTFVVNSKTAYSDNAAYTNYYNETSASQLSQTFPYILTSGALSDVVAKSLDMDSVPATITADSMEGTALFTIRVRAKDAQTAYDVLQAVIQNYPSVAEYIIGDTELKQMDESGVPEQPVNQLSFKRSAVKGACGGMILCLLFLLFDARTRKTVRREEDLKSVLSVPYLGGIPFIKVKKRSDKSKEQILVDKQNQAGMLGERIRVVRNRVMKAAEEQRSGTVFVTSAAEGEGKTTVAVNLAISLAQKGKRVVLVDGNLRKPAVAGAMGLEPGAYGTIDALEGAPLAADSFQTYGSDGLRVLTGRPLEAEEWDAFQQKNIELMLDKLQPLFDYIIIDTPPCGELADALLFARCVHNAVLVARHDKTRVDQILSAAELLAETGTTLIGYTINGIEAGITGYGYGYGYGYYGRYGYGRKYGYGYGYGYGYGYGEKQEKHSSKNG
- a CDS encoding polysaccharide biosynthesis tyrosine autokinase; this encodes MEQNLTKQIDIFSILRDVLHEWATILLFAVSVSLLTNVAVVQTYQPEYTAKAIFTVSAKSTNNTIYQDLSSAEDLAKRFTQLLDSTVLKKTVAKDLGQDTFTAETSVKQIEKTNMVELNVSANSAMDAYRTIRSIMSNYNTVSDYVLGNVIMYVIQQPSIPLAPINSRSPIKPMAYAFFLALALGIFYIAVLSYRRDTVKNAHQVREKVDAKLLGSISHERVRRQKNKEHPSMLMDNPLRSFAFVESNRMMASRVRSRMDRKQAKVALITSVAENEGKSTVAANLAMALAKEGKHVLLIDCDFRKPSQYKIFQRPEHESIDLLQELRRGTAERVAMPYKTTAMYVLFNSKANDSAELVMESGELRQMIHRYRAQMDYIILDTAPLALVSDTEEMARLADTTILVVREDAVLASKINDCIDILNQTDAPVLGCVLNNSMSGKVRSSASKTSEHAHVSYGGHYGKTAK